In Rhodanobacteraceae bacterium, a single genomic region encodes these proteins:
- a CDS encoding acyltransferase, with the protein MSGALPLLLIVAAALLTAAACGRWIGIPAGSDRLARIDGLRGYLALFVFVHHGRIWYDYLHSGRWEAPASNLYTHLGQSSVALFFMITGFLFFGRVLAGRERPIDWRRLALSRVMRLAPLYFSVLALLCIAIWLLSAGELKVPAGQLAGDVLRWASFTVAGAPDLNQFGDTWRITAGVTWSLPYEWLFYASLPLQALVLRARVSPAAVLVGGVLLASILTVFQPLRFYLLTFACGMLAAGLARSARWRAVAERPLAGLLALACLTLLVLAFPTLYDWWALALLGIAFCLIAGGNDLFGLLRWRPSVLLGEISYSVYLLHGIVLFTLFHGIVGIDAAAAWSPLSYTAVVVALTPALIALCTLSFIAIERPGIRATDRILRPRRAACVSPG; encoded by the coding sequence ATGAGCGGCGCGCTGCCGCTGCTGCTGATCGTCGCCGCCGCGCTGCTGACGGCGGCGGCGTGCGGGCGCTGGATCGGCATCCCGGCGGGCAGCGACCGGCTGGCGCGCATCGACGGTCTGCGCGGCTACCTTGCGCTGTTCGTGTTCGTGCACCACGGCCGCATCTGGTACGACTACCTGCATTCGGGGCGCTGGGAAGCGCCGGCGTCGAATTTGTACACGCACCTTGGCCAGAGCAGCGTGGCGCTGTTCTTCATGATCACCGGTTTCCTGTTCTTCGGTCGGGTGCTCGCCGGGCGCGAGCGGCCGATCGACTGGCGGCGGCTGGCGCTGTCGCGCGTGATGCGCCTGGCGCCGCTGTACTTCAGCGTGCTGGCCTTGCTGTGCATCGCGATCTGGCTGCTCAGCGCGGGTGAGCTGAAGGTACCGGCAGGACAGCTCGCGGGCGATGTGCTGCGCTGGGCCTCGTTCACGGTCGCCGGCGCGCCGGACCTGAACCAGTTCGGCGACACCTGGCGAATCACCGCCGGCGTGACCTGGAGCCTGCCCTACGAATGGCTGTTCTATGCCTCGCTGCCGCTGCAGGCGCTGGTGCTGCGCGCGCGCGTCAGCCCGGCGGCGGTGCTCGTCGGCGGCGTCCTGCTGGCCTCGATCCTGACGGTGTTCCAACCGCTGCGCTTCTACCTGCTGACCTTCGCCTGCGGAATGCTCGCCGCCGGGCTGGCGCGGTCCGCGCGCTGGCGGGCCGTCGCCGAGCGGCCGCTGGCGGGGCTGCTGGCGCTCGCTTGCCTGACGCTGCTGGTTTTGGCCTTCCCGACCCTCTACGACTGGTGGGCGCTGGCGCTGCTGGGCATCGCTTTCTGCCTGATCGCCGGCGGCAACGATCTGTTCGGCCTGCTGCGCTGGCGGCCGTCGGTGCTGCTCGGGGAGATCAGCTACAGCGTCTACCTGCTGCACGGCATCGTGCTGTTCACCTTGTTCCATGGGATTGTCGGGATCGATGCAGCCGCAGCTTGGTCGCCGCTGAGCTATACGGCGGTGGTGGTGGCGCTGACGCCGGCGCTGATCGCGCTGTGCACCCTGAGCTTCATCGCCATTGAGCGCCCGGGCATCCGCGCCACCGATCGCATCCTGCGCCCGCGTCGCGCGGCTTGTGTTTCGCCGGGCTGA